The DNA window ATCCCAAAATGGACTACCAGCTGGCCCAGAAGGCCAAGGCAGAAGCGCGGGCCGCCCGACTGGCTGCGCTGGAGCCCCAGGTCCCCGATACCGGCACGCCGAAAGCAGAGTTTACGGAGGTGAATCACGACTTTGGCCTGATGGCGCCCCAGTCGACCTCTCGCCATACGTTCCAGGTGCGCAACACGGGCGACGGCTACCTGCGTCTTACTCCTGGCGGCACCAGTTGCAAATGCACGGATCTGATTGTCGACAAAACACCGATCGCTCCCGGCGGCGTCGGCGAAGTGATCATGGAATGGAATTCCGATATCAGCCGTCCTTCGTTCCGGCAGTATTCGTATGTCAAAACCAACGATCCCGACCAGCCGGAAGTCAAACTGGAAATCCACGGCCGCGTACGCGTCGTGCTGGGACAGGATCCGCCGGAACAATGGTTCTCCCGGCTGATCCGCGGCGAGACGGCAACGGATTCTTTCGTCATTTATTCGCAGGAATTGGAATCGTTCCAGCTGGGAGACTTTGTCAGCTCCTGGTCCGGGTTGACCTGGGAAGTGAAACCGGCGCCCGTGGAGAAGCTGCAGACGCTGAACGCCAAATGCGGTTACGAAGTCACTTTGACCACTCCTTCGACTTTTGAGGAGAACCAGTTTACCCATTGGCTGCGTTACGAAGCGATTCCCGACGATGCTTCCCAGTCGCCCCGTCCGGGCCAGATCATGGTGCACGGCCGCGTGCTGCGATGCCTGTCGGTTTATGGACATAACCTGCTGGAAGGCGGCGTGATTGATCTGGGCGTGGTCGACGAAGGAGAATCGGCGACTTCGCATCTTTACATTCGTTCACGGTCCTTTGACGGCGAACTGAAAATTCTCAAAGTGGAAGTCGAGCCGGAGTTTCTCGATGTTCAGGTGCGGCCGTTTTCCGGCGAAGGCGCCGAGCGTACGTTCCATCTCGATGTCACCATCCCCGACACCGCGCCGACCTGTCGCTATGACCAGGGAGAATGGGGATCGGTCCGCATTCATACCAATCATCCGATCGCGCCCGATGTCAAACTCAAAGTGCAGATGCATGTGCGCAAACCGATCGTCTTTGAGTAATGGTGCAGGTTCATCCTATCTACATTTATGAATGAGATTTATCGTGGCGTCTCAACTCCAAACCATCGCATGTTTTCAATGCGACAAAAGCAACAGTCCTGACCGTAATTTCTGTGGACACTGCGGCCATAGTCTGTGGGCCGAATGTGAACAGTGCAGTGCCAGGTACTCCTCGGGCGAAGTCTTCTGTGGCGGTTGCGGAGTCAACCTGGCCGACAACTTCAAAGAGAAACGCGAAGCGACCGACGCCTGGTGGCGGTCTATCCAGGAAGCCCGCGACGAAGGGCGTTACGACGACGCCATGGGCTTCACCGCCAAGATCGCCAAATCCACCCATGCCCGCCTGGCGACCGATGCGGCCAAGGCCCAGAAGCTGCTGAGAGAACTCCGCGACGAACGCGACCAGCGCATTGCCGATGCCGTCGGGCTTGTCGAAAAGGCCCAGCAGCTGTACGACAATCACGCCTACGAGTCGGCGTATATCGTGCTCGACAAGATTCCCAAGTCGCTGCGGACTCCCGAGGCAAAGAATCTCTTCCGCCAGGCGTATGATCGAAACCGCGAGGTGCTGACGCTCTCTGGCGCCATCAGGGAAGCGGTCGATAACAAGCAGTACGACAGCCTGATGCCGCTGGTCGATCGCATGCTCCGCCTGCAGCCGGCCCATGAAAAAGCCAAAGCGATCGGCGCCAAGGTGGCCCTGTACCTGGCCCAGGTGGCGGCCAAACGTTGCGAGAAGCACCAGTACCAGGAAGCGCTCGATATTTTCTGCCAGATCCCAGAGTCGTTCCAGACCGAGAAAATCACCGCCCTGGGACGCAAGGTCGAAGAGCTGGCCTGGCTGTGGGACGACATCTGCTCGACGGGCAAGCTCACGCCCACGGTTTCCGCCCTGCTGGACCGCCTGCTGGAACTGGCGCCAGGCCATCCGGCGGCCGCGCGACTAAAGGGGCAGATCCAGGCGCAAACGGCCAACAAGCCTGGCGCCGCCATCGCCCTGAAAGCGCCGCCCGAGCGGCCTCACCTGGGCGTTTTGTTCGATGCGGCCCCTGCGCAGTGGCGCGGGCTGGAAATCGACGACGCCGTCCGCAAAACACTCAGTCCGGCGTCGGATTACTTTGTGGCTGTCGGCCTGGCCCTGCAAGGCCTGGGCAAAGCCCGGTTGGGGCTGCAGCTGGCGGAAGCCCAGAAAAAGCAGAGCTTTTTCTCTCTGTCGCTGAGCCGACGCGCGCCCAAACGCCGGGTCGCCTGGGGGATCGATGTCGGCGGCTCCCGCATCAAAGCGGTGCGGCTTTCCCTGGGAG is part of the Lignipirellula cremea genome and encodes:
- a CDS encoding DUF1573 domain-containing protein; its protein translation is MKKMLLIVLGLFVVLCTPVVFGVVIQGSKPYVQKFHHPKMDYQLAQKAKAEARAARLAALEPQVPDTGTPKAEFTEVNHDFGLMAPQSTSRHTFQVRNTGDGYLRLTPGGTSCKCTDLIVDKTPIAPGGVGEVIMEWNSDISRPSFRQYSYVKTNDPDQPEVKLEIHGRVRVVLGQDPPEQWFSRLIRGETATDSFVIYSQELESFQLGDFVSSWSGLTWEVKPAPVEKLQTLNAKCGYEVTLTTPSTFEENQFTHWLRYEAIPDDASQSPRPGQIMVHGRVLRCLSVYGHNLLEGGVIDLGVVDEGESATSHLYIRSRSFDGELKILKVEVEPEFLDVQVRPFSGEGAERTFHLDVTIPDTAPTCRYDQGEWGSVRIHTNHPIAPDVKLKVQMHVRKPIVFE
- the pilM gene encoding pilus assembly protein PilM; translation: MASQLQTIACFQCDKSNSPDRNFCGHCGHSLWAECEQCSARYSSGEVFCGGCGVNLADNFKEKREATDAWWRSIQEARDEGRYDDAMGFTAKIAKSTHARLATDAAKAQKLLRELRDERDQRIADAVGLVEKAQQLYDNHAYESAYIVLDKIPKSLRTPEAKNLFRQAYDRNREVLTLSGAIREAVDNKQYDSLMPLVDRMLRLQPAHEKAKAIGAKVALYLAQVAAKRCEKHQYQEALDIFCQIPESFQTEKITALGRKVEELAWLWDDICSTGKLTPTVSALLDRLLELAPGHPAAARLKGQIQAQTANKPGAAIALKAPPERPHLGVLFDAAPAQWRGLEIDDAVRKTLSPASDYFVAVGLALQGLGKARLGLQLAEAQKKQSFFSLSLSRRAPKRRVAWGIDVGGSRIKAVRLSLGEGEEHPTVERGLQIEIPLTERFQGDDLTQVRLISDSLEKLITAEGIGEEILCVSVPGVNVLCRYSNLPPLETSKVAETVKTEVATQIPFPITELSWDYQTLSSSDDPDLPASADSDKETSAADDPAGDSQPQAEKKKLLKKKKKKEEPVARRVMLMAAKNVNLEPILRPFKEKELQLSVLQSDGLALYNCLDYFAQAKQQETGAPAAVEAYLDLGARWSNFLVMGPGVVWFRSFRTGGDSFSKALVSHFQLTHPQAEQVKCQPAQARSLSRMYGALSPVFQQLTEEVRLCLLGYEKAHPDQPLTRIRGLGGSFQIHGMLRCLHHGTVTTTSQAPIA